TGTGGGTTTTTATGTACCGAGGAAACTAATACTAACAGAATATATATGTCACCATTATAAGTTTATCCAGAGTTTGCTTCTCTTCGCCTCGACTGGATTAAGAACAATAAAATGATAAAATCCACACCCTTTCGTCTGATGTCAAACGATTTGCCGGACTGGGGTGAGTATTTTTTAGGGGTGTGCATTTTATGCATAAACAACCACTTTGACTTAAACTTATCAATTTTAGTCTAATGCCATATCGACTAAAGCAAGATTTTTTATTTCGGTGCTGACAACCATCCATCGATTAGAGCCAGATCAGGAACACTACTGCTGTATTGCATCTTACCGTTTTTGCCTGATTTTCAAAGGGTCTCAGCCAATATAAAACCGCGTAAGCTTAAACACTACGACATAAAACAAGAGAACCCGGCAATGGAGTAAGGATTACTTACATACATGCCAGGTCTTCGTTGTATATAGAGTACAGTTCGCTGTCAAGTTACCATGTTCGGACTTGATATTAATCATTTTTTAGGCACTACTGGTCAGCTACTCATTTTTCACCAAACAGTCGATCGTTTTTTCGGCGATCCGTTTCCCGAATAACTGAAACAGTTCTTTTTTCCATCCAAATCATCCTTGAGGGCAACAGGCCCTAAATGAATAAAAGGCCTTCCACATCCCGCACCGGATGAATATACCAGCATACCTTTGACCAGCATATGCCGCAAAACACTCGAGATGGCCAAATCTGCTCCACCATGCATACAATTTGCTGTAGCAAAAGCTGCTCCTAGTTTTCCCGCTAAATCACAATTCCAATCCGTATCAAACCATTTTTTTAATTGCCAGCTCATATCAGCTACATATGCGGGGGTTCCAATAACTATTGCGCTACTGTCTTTAACAAAACTAAAATCTACGGTTTCTTTCTGATTAAGATTCATCAACCTTACTTCCATGTTGTCCGTCTCTTCGATACCATCTCTGATATATCCTGCCATTTTCTCTGTATTACCAGTGACACTGACGTATAAGACTGTTATTTTCATTTCAATACGACCTGTTTAAAACCGCCGAAGTCCTTAGCCATTTGCGTATAAATTTCTTTCCCCAAAAGGAGCTTATATATTTCGTCTGCCTTTTTCGCAGGATCAACATCCTTGAACTGTTCAGGATAGAGTATCTTCCCGATATAGTAAGCATCAGCAATCGCTGTATCGATATTTGTTGCGT
Above is a window of Bacillota bacterium LX-D DNA encoding:
- a CDS encoding flavodoxin family protein, coding for MKITVLYVSVTGNTEKMAGYIRDGIEETDNMEVRLMNLNQKETVDFSFVKDSSAIVIGTPAYVADMSWQLKKWFDTDWNCDLAGKLGAAFATANCMHGGADLAISSVLRHMLVKGMLVYSSGAGCGRPFIHLGPVALKDDLDGKKNCFSYSGNGSPKKRSTVW